In Prionailurus bengalensis isolate Pbe53 chromosome D4, Fcat_Pben_1.1_paternal_pri, whole genome shotgun sequence, the DNA window tttcaGCCCTGGTTCCGGCTTTCTGTTGTCAGCATAGAACcgacccactttggatcctctgtctccctctcccacttacacACCCCTACTCTTGTgcgtgctccttctctctcaaaaataaataaaaaattttaaaaaataaatgcttaagaaCCTAACTAACTGCTTCTAACAACTTTAAGCCCTctccatactttggatattagcTCCATAgtcattttctttaagaaattcttatttctttcagtGGGGAATGGTATTTATAAACTCAATCTGGGTGCCAAGGGTGCTTTTGAGTTTCTCATAGTTTCGAGACCTTTCAATGGGAacagaaaatatgtgtaaatataaaatatttatatgtatataaaattcataCTTATAATTTCTACAGAATTTTTGCTTAACCTCATTGATTAAGATTGTCTTCTTATTCCTTCCCATATACATCACCTATGTAATGAATCCTCCAAAAAACCCTCAAAGGTTGGGGTTCAGAGAACTTCTGTGTTGGTAAACATGTGAAGAtgggagagaatggggagggagTGGAGTCTCTGAACACTTTCTCATATCTttccctatgcatctcttccatctggctattcttgaattatatccttttataacaTATCAGTGGtccagtaagtaaaatgtttctctgagttctgggaGCTGGATCTAGCAAATTAAGAGGAAAttaagagggagaggaggagggggaagcaaGAGGGGCattggagaggggagagagaaccaAAGAGTAAAACAAACTAATCATAATGTGTAGTCTTATTTGGATTTTAGTTTAAGTTCACACACTGAAATAATTACAGCATTTATAAGACATTTGGAGAAATATATAATCCTAGATAATTGATGATATCAAGGAATTAGggttgatttatattttataagagTATTAGTCATTTTTAGAGGTAAATACAGAAATACTTAAGGATGATATGCTATGGGTATCTgtgatttgtttcaaaataattcaagaaagggagaaataattcATGGGCATATAGTTGAACAAGATTGGTCATGAATGGATCATTGTTGGATCTGGATATGAATACCTAAGGATTTGTTTTATTATCTTCTCTACTTTTCTCtagatttaaatttttccataaaatgaaagagagaggaatTCTCTAAGTCTTAGGTCATGTATTATATGATGCTCTTTGAGcattttatttgtcatttctctgcagaccagctttctctttcttgcaAGACCCATGGCCACGTTAGTCCTATGTTATGTGGTCTCTCAGCTCAAGAGCCCTATGCCAACTAACAAGGGTCTCTATATTCACATTCATATTCCTTGGAGAGAAAATATGATTAGCTTTGTTTTGGTCAAGAATGCAATCATCTGTGCCCAGGAGAAGGGGCATGGCTGTCCTCTCATCATATGCTAAGGAAGAAACATGTCTGCCTCTGGCAGAGCTTTCTAGTTAGTATGCCATAGGCTCCAGATATGCCAAGCTGAGTCCCCCTGGGGTCACTAAGCAGGACATGTTGTGACCTAAGTCCCCAGGTTAATTTCCTTCATCATGAGTAGACCCATCCACTTATCCCATGGTGCCatacaaattaattattttctatgtgGTTCATGGCAAATAAAATGGGAATGGGAAACACTGAACtagggaggtgggcaggacagCGGTGGTAAGCCAATTTCAGAGAGGTTAACTACAATATAAAacaaacttcaggggcgcctgggtggctcggtcagttaggcggccgactttggctcaggtcatgatctcgcggtccgtgagttctagccccgcgtcgggctctgtgctgacagctcagagcctggagcctgcttcatattctgtgtctccctctctctgaccctcccctgttcattctctgtctctctctgtctcaaaaataaataaacgttaaaaaaattaaaaaaaaataaaacaaacttcaaagTAAGTTGATAAATAGAGGAATTGGAAATTAACTAAGATCTGGTTCTAAAGCTTCTGATGCTAACACAACTGATGCAGTTTGAaggggttcagagctgatggccaagagagaattcttgagatgtcttcggtgcaaaaaatgtggttttattaaagcatggggaggacccatgggcagaaagagctgcactggggttgcaatgggtgactgattatataccttcaagtttgggggggggggtggttaagaATAGCGTAAGTCtgtaaggaatttggaagcaaagtttccaggaccttgaggggctagctgttgttaggataAGGTCGTTTACTACTCtctagtaaaaccttagtcatgagaccctttagatgTGTATCAGTAGCCCATATGTTTGGAgaatgattgctaacatatatcttaGGGggagtagagataaaggaagtttccaaaggaattttcatatgctaaagaagactcatagGATCCTGAGGGGTtgagctaagattgccttttgttCCTCAGCAAAGTGTCAACATGGAGGCAACTGAGCTCcttgaggaaggtcactctgtttcaaggacttgtcaatgggctataaGCTGtaggaaaatttaattttatccacatttctctctgcctttgtttcccacatcacaaCTATTCTACATGAGTTTTGTAATGATTGCCAGCGGGGTAGGGGGGAGGTAGTTGGTCCATAGATTCTGAAGAGAGAATATATGCATTACATAAGCAATGGAGTTTGCATGATGACATGGTTTGGGTTtgccaggaaacagactctggtATGGAGATTGAGGTGCATAATGTTTATTAGGGAGTGCTCTTGGGATCAAAACTGGTGGAAGGGAGGATAGAAAGCCAgattgggcagagggaggagttgGCCTGTGATGTAGTCTCAACAAAGGCCTCAGTCAACCCTGTGGGGAACTCTGGCAGTAGGGCCACCTTTCAGAGTTATCCTGAGTGGGGGGCGGGGTAAGACATTTATATCTCTTCATGAGTCAATCATTGGATATGGGCTGCCCTGAGGAAGGGGGCATGACCTTATGTGAGTCCACTCTTCAGCTAAGAGCACTCTTTAGCTAATTCCTGAAGAAGACTGTCAGCTGAAAGCTCTCTGATGGCAGCACTTTGGGCAGCTGAAGGAGTCCTGTAGAGTCCTATGGAAAGATCTGGGTAGAAACTAGTTACAGTTCTCTTAGTCAAAACTAGTGATATTGAAAAGGAATTTTGCTCTACAAGTATGTTTCATTTTTAGGTCAATTCTTGACTTACAAAGGTTGGAGTTGATCCCAAGTTGATGTCATCCTCTCTGTAGTGAGCTAAGATGGACATAGATAGGCTCTGTGCTCAATGAAGAAAGGCAAACTCACACCAGAATGAGACAAATAATACCAGGTTTGAAATGGTGAGACAGAAGCAGCCTGAGAGGCTAAGGACTCACATAGGCAGTGACCAGTGTCCACGTTTCTGACCAGTGTGGCCAGGAGAGCACTGTGGGGCCAAAGAGGGTGGCTGGCCACATCCCGGACAGGAGAAGCCCAGGACACCCAAGGAAGGCAAGCAGGGagaatttgttttcattagaaaatattgattctcagaaaaaaaaaaaaaaaagagacatccaGTTACCCCAAGGAAAAAGAGACATTCAAAGTTCACTTCCTTTTAGTAGCTTTGCTCCTTTTTGTGTCTCTAGTGACTGAGATCATCACACATTACACCCCTGGACCCCTTCTTAGGTGCATGGTAAACTGGCTCTGCCTTTCAGTTTTATCATTCCACTTCTCCTCAGTCAGCCACCTTGCTCCATCTTCTGCCGGTCACATGATGCTCCTGCTCCGCTCTCCCCCATAGGTCCATCTTCTAACTCTCTGGACTGTAGGGCCAGACTGTGTACTTAAATACATAAGACTTACTGACAGCAGGAAAATTAAGCTTAAAACCAGATACCAGCTATTAGTACTCCTGGGCTAAGAACTTCCACATGCATTTGCAGAATCCAGCTTACTTGCTGTCAGTGGAAATACCCTACACAGAATCTACATGATCCCAACTCATCTGAGCCTCAGGGGAAAGAAAGAGCCAACTTCATTCTCATCTCCAGTCTCAATCCTGccactaagaaaaacaaaattgaaagagTGCCATTTTATCTCTaatgttgataattttttataCTATTCTGCCATGGAGTTTTGCCCCACACTGTCTTCCTTGCCTCCTTTCCAGAGAAGGATCTTGGATATTTATGTAACTCGAAGGTACACTAAGCTGTTTTTCCCAAAACAAATGGGCAAACTTCTCACAAGGGTGAATTCACACGTGCCCAAAAGGGAACCAGCAAAATCATTTGTGTTTTCAGCAGCACCCACTTCCGACCCTTCAAGTCCCACCCCATCaggttttaggttttattgtttttagaacTTGGGTCCAGTAACAGCCAAAGTTCTCCATTGCATATGGAATTCTGTTTTCTGGTAATCATTCTTCACATTTATCTTCCTTGGAGGACACATTCTTCTGAGATGCATGGGTGCAGGCAGCCAAGAGCACAGAACTACAAGGACATTTGTCCTCCAGACCTCACTGGGTGAAGCATTTCTGACTCACCAAGTTTCTCACAGCAGTCTTCACGTCcttgttcctcaggctgtagatgatGGGGTTGAGCATGGGGGTAACCACCCCATAGAAGAGGGAGATGAGCTTGTCTGAAAGGTCCTGCTTGTCTGCCCCCAGGGGGTCCTTGGATTTGGGCTTCCCATACATGAAAAGGATAGTCCCGTAGAAGACGACCACAACTGTGAGGTGGGCagagcaggtggagaaggccttTTTCCTCCCCTCAGCTGAAGGGATCCTCAAGATAGTGGTGAGGATGAAGATGTAGGAAACAAAGATGAACAGAACTGGGACCCCCAGGAAGATCACATTTGTCACTCCCATACTGATCACATTGATGGAGATGTCAGCACAGGCCAACTTCAGGACAGCCAGGATCTCACAGGTAAAGTGGTTGATGATGTTGTTCCCACAGAAGGGAAGTCTCATTGCAAGGGACGTTTGAACCATGGAGGCAGCACTTCCAGCTGCCCAGGAGCTGGCAGCCATGGGCACATAGGCCGCCTTGCTCATGACCACAGGGTACCTAAGAGGGTTACAAATGGCCACATAACGATCAAATGCCATCATGCCCAGAAGCACACACTCTGTGGCTCCCATGGcgaaggaaagaaacatttgtACAGCACAGGCCCAGGAGGGTACAGTTTTCCTGGGGGTCAGGAAGCTGTCGAGAATGAGGGGGACTGAGGAGGTTGTATAGCAGATGTCCAGGAAGGAGAGGTTccccaggaagaagtacatgggcgtgCGCAGGcgggagacagacacagtgacCAGGATGAGGACCCCATTGCCCAGCAGGATCACCAAGTACATCAGGAGGATGAGGACAAAGAACGTTTTCTCTAGCTTTGGGTGGGCCGAGAGTCCCAGGAGAATAAACTCCGTCACAGAGGCAGTCTGGTTGACACTTTCCATGGTATGTCTCCTCCTTCAACAGAGGAAAACACCCAGGTATCCAAACTCAATGTTCTTTGCCCTGCATAGGCCGAGGGCATATGATCTAAAGTTCCAGTTAGGCTGAGTGATTGGATAACAGTCTTGAAAGCCCACAGTCTCTATTTATttccaagaaaaagaagcaataaaatcagaaattacttTGGGACCACAGGACATCAAGTTTACAATGTTTAAAATGGTGATTCTAATAATTTAATGAATTTGATCAGAGATAAGACACATAACACATTCAGTTTTTTTTGGTTCTATGTCCATATGGCAGTTCATCTCATTAAACTTTGATCAGAAAAGTGGCATTAAGTTTGCTCCATGCTCTCCAACTTTGTGCCCGTTACTAGTGAAATGATTAGTTGTGAATCCACAACTAATTTCCTCTCCAGGTCATTCTCACAGAAAACATACTCTTGTTCCCAAGATCTCCTTTCTCATGGGCAACACTGGCTCCAGggctttccatccatccatctgtgtcTGAACATCCTTCCACCTACTTTTTGAGCACCCAGTAAGTGGGTATGACAGTTCCTATGAGGAACAGGGGTGCTTCATAACCCAGGTTTAAGTGAGCTCACAACTTaacaggaaagggaagcaaaagatTCAGAAGAGACTAGAGTATCCATAAGGGCACCCAGGGTATTGATGGAAATAGGGTCACAGAAAGCTCTTTGGTAATATAAAATCCAGCTAGACTTTTAAGGacaaaaagagatggaaagacaagtgtgtgtgttgggtgggaGGGAGTCTCAAAGTAACTTTTTGCTCTGGAAATGCTAATACATCCCAAATAGTTTGAATCTGATGTTCCACGAAGCTACAGGACTGGCTCTAAAGATGCAGAGTGAAATCTCAGTTTATGGAAATCTAGTTCTCTTAGATAAGTAGAGCAGtgctttttttcttatcattctaCTGGGTCACCTTTCCTCTACGTGAGCATCCATACAGGAATCAGTAGGCATTAGTAGTCCTTGAGCCTTTTGACTTATCTGCTAGATATGTCACTCAGACTAATATTCTGTCACTGATTCTGTTCCCCAAGTAATCCAGTCCAACCCTCTCTCCCATTCAAGATCATTTTCTATGCCCCACAGATGCATGGCTTTTTAGTTTCAGCTTGATATCTTCTAAGAATGAAGAGCTCATTACATTCCTAAATGGTGTACTCCATTATTTGCAGAGCTCTAGAGTATTAGAAAATTTTTCTTCACATTGAACCAAGAAGACAGCTTCCTAAGAGTTCCTTATTCATATGGTGGTACTCAGCTTCCTTCTGGAATTGCAGTGAATTTGTGGAAAGTCATCAGGTCTGTAAGCCAGAGGTTTGGGCTATATTCTTCTTAACCTTCTAACTTGTTGTTTAGACTTCAgtacttccttccctctcttacATCCTTAGGTTACCCTGTCTGTGTTGGGATTAAAAGAGATCAATGGTGTTCAAACTTTTTAgtaaagataatttctttttttaaggaaagagaacTTTTGCTTTCTTAAATTCAGAGCCCTAAAATATAAAGCAGAACTGTTTTTGTTgaagtggggaaggagggctCAGGAAGTCTGGGCTGCTGAGCAAGTGAGGCTCCTTCAAGGCCAGGCTACAATGATGCACAGCTCCAGATCCCATTTACATTGCAGGCAATATAAATGGTGCCCTCTGGAGCCTAACTCGGGGACAACTCCAGCCATTTCCATGGCTACTATGTGAATAATGCTCCGTGGAGATACAGAAGAGGTTCTGAAACCATGGAGCCATCTCATTTCCAGGGGTGTCTCTAAAATTAGATGATCACATTAAATGAGACTGAAAAGTTTCAGAGGCTTCCTGCCATCTAGGTTTTTCTAATCCAGGAAGAAGATATTTGTGTGGCCCTCAGTCTTTGCAATACCACTGAAACTACTTCATGTCTTCCCTTTTCAAGTCCCAACCTTTTTGAAAAATCAAGTGAGAAGCTGGAAATGTTACTGTGCTAACGAAAGGTTGAGTATTACTCTGATAAGAACTCTCACTTACCTTTATCAGGAACCTACTGAAAAAGGGTCCCTACAGCTTGGGAATAGTGCATGGGCCAGAAATAGCAACACTATTTTGAAAGGCTCAGGCTGAGATGTCCACCTCTGATTTGAAGAAGGGATGAAAACCATTCATCCCATCTGTCTTGATTCTGTGCTTTAGGCACAATCTCCAAAGGAACAACCAGTACATGCAGAAGGCGATTTGAAATCAGTGCTGTAATTGGGACTATTGTGTTCCCTGAAGTGATTAAAAGTtt includes these proteins:
- the LOC122474320 gene encoding olfactory receptor 13C7; translation: MESVNQTASVTEFILLGLSAHPKLEKTFFVLILLMYLVILLGNGVLILVTVSVSRLRTPMYFFLGNLSFLDICYTTSSVPLILDSFLTPRKTVPSWACAVQMFLSFAMGATECVLLGMMAFDRYVAICNPLRYPVVMSKAAYVPMAASSWAAGSAASMVQTSLAMRLPFCGNNIINHFTCEILAVLKLACADISINVISMGVTNVIFLGVPVLFIFVSYIFILTTILRIPSAEGRKKAFSTCSAHLTVVVVFYGTILFMYGKPKSKDPLGADKQDLSDKLISLFYGVVTPMLNPIIYSLRNKDVKTAVRNLVSQKCFTQ